Proteins from a genomic interval of Pararge aegeria chromosome 26, ilParAegt1.1, whole genome shotgun sequence:
- the LOC120635055 gene encoding zinc finger BED domain-containing protein 4-like — MTHMIDDKYNILSTQLKLKIQEVEALSLTADVWTDSHNSQSYLGLTGHCIYESKLLSIVFGVTALTEPHNADYLAQVIINMTEKWGITSNNVVAFITDNGANIVKAVTNVYGKNKHMPCFAHTLNLVASKPFDNKDGLEEAKNLLTAVKDITTYFKHNTYAADSLKKAQGHQTKPLGLVQSVCTRWNSVFYQLERFVELSEIIAPILLKYPKAPTMLTAQQLEFIKDLINILRPLEVITKEISGEDYVTASKIIPIVSCLTETYNKMKNSTDIGVKTRTLIVDGLKKRFGNVEQVHLLAAATILDPRFKKNHFTDHVACSRAINKINTSILDITRQSLPQNNSEEVDAIESTDKDMKNGIWDFHKLLVKKQLSLCNALAQENQGLNEEFKHYLSQAVVHLKYDPVLYWQELHLSSRSPNRHDVYEYR, encoded by the coding sequence ATGACCCACATGATTGACGATAAATATAACATTCTTTCGACACAACTGAAACTAAAAATACAAGAAGTAGAAGCACTATCTTTAACTGCAGATGTTTGGACTGACTCGCATAATAGTCAAAGCTACTTAGGCTTAACTGGTCATTGTATTtatgaaagtaaattattgagCATAGTTTTTGGTGTAACTGCTCTAACAGAACCACACAATGCTGACTACTTAGCACAAGTAATTATCAATATGACGGAAAAATGGGGCATCACAAGTAACAATGTGGTAGCGTTTATCACGGACAATGGCGCTAATATCGTTAAAGCTGTCACAAATGTTTatggcaaaaataaacacatgcCATGTTTTGCCCATACATTAAACCTAGTAGCATCAAAACCATTTGACAATAAGGATGGACTGGAAGAAGCCAAGAATTTACTAACAGCTGTCAAAGATATTACcacatattttaaacataatacaTATGCTGCTGATTCTTTAAAGAAAGCTCAGGGTCATCAAACAAAGCCTTTGGGGCTTGTTCAGTCTGTGTGTACCAGATGGAATTCTGTTTTTTATCAATTGGAACGATTTGTTGAGTTATCCGAAATAATTGCGCCAATATTACTCAAGTATCCTAAAGCGCCAACAATGCTAACTGCACAGCAGTTAGAATTTATAAAagatcttataaatatattgagacCATTAGAAGTAATAACTAAAGAAATATCGGGAGAAGACTACGTTACAGCCAGTAAAATTATACCCATCGTGTCTTGTCTGACtgaaacatataataaaatgaaaaattcaaCGGATATTGGTGTTAAAACAAGGACTTTAATTGTGGACGGCTTGAAGAAAAGATTTGGAAATGTTGAACAAGTTCATTTGTTAGCTGCTGCGACCATTTTAGAtcctagatttaaaaaaaatcattttactgACCATGTAGCCTGTTCTCGagcgataaataaaataaacacttcaATTTTGGATATTACACGACAATCACTTCCACAAAATAATAGTGAGGAAGTCGACGCCATAGAAAGCACTGATAAGGATATGAAAAACGGAATATGGGATTTTCATAAGTTGCTTGTGAAAAAGCAACTCTCTTTATGCAATGCACTTGCACAGGAAAATCAAGGTTTAAATGAAGAATTCAAACATTATTTATCGCAGGCAGTTGTGCACCTGAAGTATGATCCTGTACTTTACTGGCAAGAGCTCCATTTATCATCACGTTCACCCAATCGCCATGATGTATATGAGTATCGTTGA